In Helianthus annuus cultivar XRQ/B chromosome 8, HanXRQr2.0-SUNRISE, whole genome shotgun sequence, a single genomic region encodes these proteins:
- the LOC118481312 gene encoding heat stress transcription factor B-2a-like, protein SDAELIGENERLRRENLQLNKELSQMKQLCNSICVMMSNYATNTTTSPSDSTTIKPLELLLLKRSSEDSGRGGSGITGEFINPRLFSVPIGMKRVREDDGDAAELRLEPPGDGVKLELSDGSVKWSGVDLK, encoded by the coding sequence TCCGATGCCGAATTGATCGGTGAAAACGAAAGGTTACGGAGAGAAAACCTTCAACTCAACAAAGAGTTAAGCCAGATGAAGCAGTTATGCAACAGTATATGTGTAATGATGTCAAATTATGCAACCAACACAACCACCAGTCCTTCGGATTCCACCACCATCAAACCACTTGAACTCCTACTGTTGAAACGCTCTTCTGAAGACTCCGGTAGGGGTGGAAGTGGAATAACTGGAGAGTTTATAAACCCTAGGTTATTTAGTGTACCGATAGGTATGAAACGTGTGAGAGAGGACGACGGTGATGCGGCGGAGCTGCGGTTGGAACCGCCGGGAGATGGTGTTAAACTGGAGCTGTCGGATGGTAGCGTAAAGTGGAGTGGTGTTGATTTGAAGTAA